The Nitrospirota bacterium genome has a window encoding:
- the nrdR gene encoding transcriptional regulator NrdR: MKCPFCGHHEDKVIDSRTSKDGAAIRRRRECLACERRFTSYERVEEVLPLVVKKDGRREPFDREKILVGLAKALEKRPVDVEARELAADAVERKFLSLGLKEVPSSQVGEEVMECLKDLDQVAYVRFASVYRDFKDVTEFLDELKTLLKPGKYGPS; the protein is encoded by the coding sequence ATGAAGTGCCCCTTCTGCGGACACCACGAAGACAAGGTCATCGACTCGCGGACCAGCAAGGACGGGGCCGCCATCCGCCGGAGGCGCGAGTGCCTCGCATGCGAGCGCCGGTTCACCTCCTATGAGCGGGTGGAGGAGGTGCTTCCCCTGGTGGTCAAGAAGGACGGCAGGCGCGAGCCCTTCGACCGCGAGAAGATACTTGTCGGGCTGGCCAAGGCCCTTGAGAAGCGTCCCGTGGACGTGGAGGCACGGGAGCTGGCCGCCGACGCGGTGGAGCGAAAGTTCCTTTCCCTGGGGCTCAAAGAGGTGCCCAGCTCCCAGGTGGGAGAGGAGGTGATGGAGTGCCTGAAGGACCTAGACCAGGTGGCCTATGTGCGGTTCGCCTCGGTGTACAGGGATTTCAAGGACGTGACCGAGTTTCTGGATGAGCTGAAGACCCTTCTGAAGCCCGGCAAGTACGGGCCCTCCTGA